From a single Myxocyprinus asiaticus isolate MX2 ecotype Aquarium Trade chromosome 47, UBuf_Myxa_2, whole genome shotgun sequence genomic region:
- the LOC127436543 gene encoding KRR1 small subunit processome component homolog: protein MIDTGASHQLLRYGSEKHGFCSGTVPRFKRIWKVLLDTMKNIHPIYNIKTLMIKRELVNDPELCTQNWKRFLPNFLHKSLSKMQTAQEEGGEGVHAVPPTSAQVQAKTENKIDVQIIEEKVKKAKSKKLGASPVNLKTPSVKDKKQKNIKN from the exons ATGATAG ACACTGGAGCTTCTCACCAACTGTTACGTTATGGTTCAGAGAAACACGGTTTCTGCTCTGGGACCGTACCGCGGTTTAAAAGAA TATGGAAAGTCTTACTGGACACGATGAAGAACATTCACCCCATTTACAACATAAAG ACGCTAATGATCAAACGCGAGCTCGTGAACGACCCAGAGCTGTGCACTCAGAACTGGAAGAGATTCCTGCCCAACTTCCTTCATAAGAGTCTATCCAAAATGCAAACAGCTCAAGAAGAAGGCGGCGAAGGGGTACACGCCGTTCCCCCCACCTCAGCCCAAGTGCAAG ctaaaacagaaaacaaaatagaTGTTCAAATCATCGAAGAAAAAGTGAAGAAGGCAAAATCTAAAAAGCTTGGTGCTTCTCCGGTGAACCTCAAAACGCCTTCAGTTAAAGACAAGAAACAGAAGAATATCAAGAACTAA